The Mya arenaria isolate MELC-2E11 chromosome 15, ASM2691426v1 genomic sequence atgatgatgatggtgaagattatttttttttttctcataattattattgttattattattattattattattattattattattattattattattattattattattattattattattattattattattattattattattattataataataataataataataataataataataattattattattattattattattattattattattattattattattattattactattattattattatgattattattgttgtcgtcatcatcatcatcatcatcatcatcatcatcatcatcatcatcatcatcatcatcatcatcatcatcatcatcatcatcatcatcgtcatcgtcatcgtcatcgtcatcatcatcatcatcatcatcgtcatcgtcatcgtcatcatcatcatcatcatcatcatcatcatcatcatcatcatcatcatcatcatcatcgtcgtcgtcgtcattatcatcatcattatcgttattattattatcatttttttattgttataagtacaattattattattattattattatcattattaaacaaCACAACTTGTATGaatgtataataatgataaatgatttGTAAGTCTTTTTCATCGAAATTCCTTTTTAAAATGGCTATGTTACACAAAATAAAGCCCTTTTCATTCGCATCCAGGgcaaataacaaaattattagaAACGAAATGTATGTGGGGTTGTAACAATTGCGTACAATTGTCAACTACATGCCTCCTGCTATGCATGACATATATGCTGAGATGCTCAAAATGAATGATAATATGTCCATAATGCTTGCCGACAAAACCTGTTTTCTTTTATGGCATGTCGATTGAACTGGTGCCTTTTCTATTTTAGAGTTGGGATTTTTTGGAGACATTATTTGAGCAGGGCTGTACAGCAAGAGAAATACTGGACCACGTGAAAATATTCTTCAATTTTCTGCTTGCCAAGATGACGTCACAAGACGCTGACGTCACAGATGTAAAAATGTTATGGCATCTCATGGACAGCGAGGGGGTAAACCAAGTATACAAACGGGCACTAAAGTCATTCGGGTTCAATGAAAGCGATGAACCACACGTCAGGGTTCTATTGGCAGCAATTTATAAACTTCAGATTGATATGGAAAAAGAAGTCAACACTAATGAGTTTAAATCCAGTGGTATAGAAAACGAAATAGAAGGTTACCTTACACTAATGGAAACCAAGGTGATAATCAGCGAACATAGACAAAGCAGTGACATAACAGACAAACGCATTCAGTCTGACGATGATAACGAGACATCGAAAAGCGAATTGTGTGGACAAATGAAAGCTCCAGTTAAAGacatttcaaacagtaaaatgaGAGAAACAAACCCGGAACTACATGCTGTAGTTAAGGGATTGCGTGTCGAAGCAGGACTTAGAAAAGTAGCCAAACGTATGGTTACCATCGTTTCGCATTCGTTACACGTTGGCGGAAAGAAAGAGTTGTCGGAACGTTCGAATACATCTCAACAGAAATCAGACACAGCGTAAACAATACACCGGCAATAGTGCATTCGTATGGAAGCGTGTCACATTTACAAATAGTTTCATCATGTAATCATGCCAAATTGTGTAAAGTCGACTTGACGAGGTATATAACGACAAATTGATTGAAAGAAGTGGACTTGTTCCCTTTTTAATTAGAAAATTGTGTTGTCTAAATATTAGTCGACAAATGCGACACGTTTTGACGTCATTATTTTTGTCATGTCGACATAGTGTTTTAACCTTGTTATGTCGAAAAAACAGTTGGTCTGTTCAGTTTATAAGTAAGCATGTCTcaattatgtttacaatgtgTCGTAACATAACTCGCCTTGTTGGCATAACACAAGTCGACAAGACTACATGGTAACATCTATACTTTAACACACAGGGCCAGGAGATAACAATTTGTGAACTGACTTCTACATtcttattttgattgtttatgttttcatttagaTAGTTTTCGTTAgaaaataacctttttgatAGTGCATACTCCTTTTgacattaatataaataaacttgcTGTTGTTGAGCTCAGTATGGTTTGATCGATTTTATTACACTTGAAATTTGAACATGTGAGTGCATTAAAGTCACGCTGTAGTTCCGTTCAAGGTTTTTTAGCCTTCATTTCAAGCTTGACTACAAGTATACTGCACATGCTAGACGAACATATTCTTATTCTTAGTTCGGTTAATTAGGGTATAACTTGTTGGACGTGTAAAGAACAAACTACACCCATTCGGAAATGACTACTCAATGTTGCATGTGATATTTCGCCTTTGTTGATACATGACAGTGAATGGTAATTCCATCTCCGACCATTTGCGACTTTTCATCTGTGGTTTCATCAGGTTTTAAAGGGattgtgtcacagattggcaccaaaaaattttttttttctgtaacgaatctcaggagaATTATCTAacagaatgtgttacgctttgatatcataaaaaatgtaaaaaaaaatgtgtcggagaccgggctCGAATCCGCGTCGCCAAAATCGTACTctagcgtcttactcactgcgctacaaaggcttattctaatcgggtgacataactgagctatacacctacctcggtaatatcacgtgataacaccgactagccgatcataaggaatgaattctacctggtagacatacccagtaatctttttaaatggtGAGGTAACTTTTTCTAACCTTTTTAAAGTGAATTACACAATTGGACCTTTCTTCCTTTATGTGGTGTTGGAGGTCGTCAAACAATATATGAATCAGTGTTAGTTAGCGTGCGAAATGCCCAATTGACTGAAGAATACATAACCAATTGGTCTCTTTCCTtaagcaatatttaaaaactaatttatttaatttaacattctttttgctattttattaattttgtttatttttacaaattaagaaaacaatagcGGGTTAAAACAGGCTTCgtaaatgttttatacactaAACAATAATTCTTATTCCGCAAATGTGTTATATAATATCCctcaaattaaaaagaataaacacatttaaatacgCAAGTGAagttaattaacaaaaaatgctacttcaggggccatgattataaacagtctcaagtctgtgTTCTGACTCAAGTTGCAAAACtgcaaatattcatttcatttttatcttatttctaGTTTAGTTATAATGATggaatttgcataattttataaCTGTATTCAAATATTGTACAATTACTCACAtctatatttgtaaaacaaatggaataaTAATGATTCAATCTAATTGAATAAAtgtgcttttctgagtctgagtctagacttgaaATTGAGACTGTTCGTAGTCACGGCCTCAGGGGCTCTCACATCCAACAGATTTGGCTCAACGGAGCTAAACCGTAGCACAATTTTGGCGATTTTCGGGGATCGGTACTACAACGGCAGCTCAACGGTATCAAATCGATAAGAACGGTAGTACATCGTCGGAACATGATCAGAACAGCGACAGAACATAGCCTAAAAAATAAGCAACGGCAGGCGTAAgtataattttttgaaaatggtcaAAACTTTCGGCCGATGCGCTTCCGGAGCAAGCAACGGTACTACAACGGCAGTACTCCGGTATCACTCCGCTTAAGCTCCGGTCAACGTTTGCACATCGGTAGAACAACAGCGGGGCCTCAGTATTACAATAAAGTGACGAATAAGTGGTAATCGGTAGCAGATTGGCTATAACATTGGTAGGACTTCGGtatcataatgaaataactAGCCGGTACTACGTCGGTATTGCTACGGCTAATTGCGATTTCTCAAGTACTTTTCACGAAAGAGCGCCGCTGATTTTCTCGTCGTGACAGGCTCTAAATATCGCACGTTacgtcgatgatgatgatgatcatcatcatcatgctaatcatcatcatcatcatcatcatcatcatcatcattatcatcatcatcattatcatcatcatcttcttcacAAACGCTTTAAactcaattttatttctatatacaCAGGGCTTAAAGCTTTAAAGAATGCCTCTCTCCATAGCACATATCTCAATTTGGTGTTTTCTTGAATTCAGATTAGTATCATATTTGAGAGTGTTTTCTTCGTTTTCCTCTATACATTTAATCTCATATCAGAATGATAATCATTAGGTGGAGTAAGATACCTTGCAAAGAGTAGGGTGCGTTTAAATGAACAAGCTATTTCAATATACGCGCGCTATTTGTTGCATTAATTGCACGCAACATATGCTTGACAATATGGTACCGAAAAAAACTAACTCCcttgattgaaattatacattattCGTACCTCGCACTCCTtgtgtataatttaaataactcGGGTGCTGGTGCAGGAGCTGTAGCCAGGGGAGGCTTTAGGAATTGACGTTAGGGGGAGCGTATCTTAGGGGCGGCACCGTTTGACATGTGCCCCTCTTTTAGAACcgaaatttaaatcatttgaaatgttgGCAGGGGGTCGGGGTGGCGTAACTACCTCCCACCCCATAATATTGTAACAATTTCAAGTCCGAAATGGTGGAAATTTAGCGTATTTTTTACCATTCCCCTCCgatattgacaaaaaaagttAACTTGAACGATTTAAAGGGGGTGAGGGCGATGCGCCCCCACCCCCTGGATCCGCGAGAAGTAACTTAATCACTTAATAAAACTACAAATTAAATCATTTGCAAATATTAGCACACTTCGTTTAACAAGTCGCACAGTGTACGCAGATATGAAAGTATTTGCTCTGTTATCTTTTTTGACCCGGTTTACATATCAAACCTTATACATGAATAAAGAGATATTTGAACTGAAAGTATTATCATAATGAACGGAAggatatttgaaatatgcattGATCCTTATTCACAGTGTCAAAGGAATTAAACAAGAACTACATAAATTCTACATTGATATACCACTTTGGTTGGAACGTAAAAGCGTGTCGGTCTAATATCAAGAGCTATCTCCAACAATACTCGTTCTTTCTTGTATGTCGACGTAGTGCACAATACCATCGATACTCAAAAAACGCGAGGAAACGTAACGTTAAGAGTAACGTAAGGTGAAACGTAACTACCCGTGATGAAACTTGCGGTGCTAGGAGCCACGGGCCGCACAGGGATACTCGTTGTGAGGGAGGCGCTGGCGAGAGGCCACGAGGTCACCGCGGTGGTCAGAAATCCAGACAAACTGACGGACAAACACGATAACCTTCAGGTAAGGGTGACGTCTAGATTGATGAAGTGAACGGTTATAGGTGTCATGGGACCACCAGAAGCTCGGTCAGAAACTTTGACAAACACGAGATCTGGTTGTGGTTAcctagttgttgttgttgttgttgttgttgctgttgttgttttcaaacaaaaagtCGAACAGTctgtaaatatttgatatgtaaaatactttttaacataGCGAGAAGTTTCAGGGTTTATTATGATCGCTTAATGGaaatatcttttaaacaaaacgaGATTGACGATTCGCTTTCAGATAATCTCATTTTGATAAGTCTTAATTGCTGTAAAGGAAGtaaataccaaaaaaacaataaaaaaaaacaatgtaggGGCATATTTTTTCCGATAGGTTGTAGCAGCGGACATTTTCGACTCCAGCTCGATGGTTCCCCATTTCAAGGGTCGCGATGCAGTTTTGTCCTGTCTAGGATGTGGACCAAGCTTCTTAAGGTTGTATAATGGTCACGGTACCGAATCTCACTGGCCAGGAAGTATGTGACTCTTCCGGTCTGGTTAGCTGAATTGACAGAGTGTCTGACTTGCAAGCAGACCTCGGTTTTAATCCCCAGACTGGCCGCATACTTTTTTGGCCTATGGTAGTTGTCGCCTTACGGGGCTCCAATACAAAACTGTTTTGGCAGCATCAAGCGCTATCAGTGTTTAATTATACATTCCTTAGCACTGGTTACTTGAAATTCGACGAATTTACAGTTTGCGGGGAATAATGTCGCAAAACTTAATCGCACGGGTCAGAGAGTTAGTGAGTAatccggttagctcagttggtagagcgTCTGACTTGCAGGATGGGTTTGATCTCCGGACTGACCGCATACTTGTCTTTACCTGTGACATAATGTAATATGAATTTTATACACTACGTAATCAAGCTGTAAGATGTATAATTGCTGACCGAATCAAAACGGTTGTTCTTTACTTACTTTAGTGGCATTTTAagatgtgtgttttgttttgaaaggtGACATCCATTTTATACAGTACATTATCAAGATGTAGGGGGTACAAGTATAATTGCTGACCGACAcaaaatggttgtttttttctttagtgGCAACTCAAAGtgtgagttttgttttgaaaaaaatgcatt encodes the following:
- the LOC128219159 gene encoding uncharacterized protein LOC128219159; the protein is MAAGNCSKLILSELDLTTQLTKLEKRTATLEADLGAISEAASDLAAIVRRYVDRVETERRSWDFLETLFEQGCTAREILDHVKIFFNFLLAKMTSQDADVTDVKMLWHLMDSEGVNQVYKRALKSFGFNESDEPHVRVLLAAIYKLQIDMEKEVNTNEFKSSGIENEIEGYLTLMETKVIISEHRQSSDITDKRIQSDDDNETSKSELCGQMKAPVKDISNSKMRETNPELHAVVKGLRVEAGLRKVAKRMVTIVSHSLHVGGKKELSERSNTSQQKSDTA